In one window of Anaerobacillus alkaliphilus DNA:
- a CDS encoding methyl-accepting chemotaxis protein: protein MKFTVSRKLFAGFFSVIIFLCIVSGIAFYQIDNVNDTYSYLIDNEIRKVELIREAETELWKQISSIRAYMLSGDNTNVENFESSLNLFGNYVEQLDELLIRPEVIEKFKEFERIASDYHVVARQQIQYKKSNNEVAAINMMTSVVGPITEQLTISTAQVINLLEAELANQREATTKSSQQTQMNILLFSVLAIILSIIVTIVISRMISKPVSLAATAVERIASGDLTIDEIKVKNKDEIGSLIGSINQMAIELKSLIGQVHDSSHQVSSSSEQLAASAEQSTLAAEQVASVTQKGTEGTEQQLQQFTQVTTSIGEMTTGIHQIAGSSEEMLQETDKTTTLTQKGSASIQNVVGQMNEIHRSVENAATHIDSLEKRSSEITSIVEIITSIADQTNLLALNAAIEAARAGDQGKGFAVVADEVRKLAEQSKRSADQITEMIGTIQVETKQAVEAMKTGSIQVTEGLEDTREANEAFAEISTSIITVNDMVKEVSASVQEMAALSEQISSSIELVQDISEKSVVASQESSAATEEQLATMEEVAASASTLSKLAEDLQTVVSKFKLK, encoded by the coding sequence ATGAAATTCACAGTTTCGAGAAAATTGTTTGCTGGATTTTTTAGTGTCATTATATTTTTATGTATAGTGTCAGGCATTGCATTTTATCAGATTGATAATGTCAACGATACATATTCTTACTTAATTGACAACGAAATAAGAAAGGTAGAATTGATTAGAGAGGCGGAAACTGAACTTTGGAAACAAATTTCTTCAATTCGTGCCTACATGCTGTCTGGAGATAATACAAACGTTGAAAATTTCGAAAGTTCATTAAATCTATTTGGAAACTATGTAGAACAACTTGATGAACTATTAATTCGTCCTGAGGTGATTGAGAAATTTAAAGAGTTTGAAAGAATTGCTTCTGATTATCATGTCGTAGCAAGGCAACAAATTCAGTATAAGAAAAGTAATAATGAAGTAGCAGCGATTAATATGATGACATCCGTAGTAGGTCCGATTACTGAGCAGTTGACAATAAGTACAGCGCAGGTCATAAATTTATTAGAAGCAGAGTTAGCTAATCAGAGAGAAGCAACAACGAAAAGCTCACAGCAAACTCAAATGAATATATTACTCTTTAGCGTTTTAGCGATTATTTTATCAATTATAGTAACGATTGTCATTAGCCGGATGATTTCAAAACCTGTAAGTTTAGCAGCTACTGCTGTAGAACGAATAGCTAGTGGAGATTTAACAATTGATGAAATAAAAGTTAAGAATAAAGATGAAATTGGTTCTCTTATTGGTTCAATTAATCAAATGGCGATTGAGCTTAAAAGTTTAATTGGACAAGTTCATGACTCCTCACATCAAGTTTCAAGTAGTAGTGAACAACTAGCAGCTAGTGCTGAACAGAGTACATTAGCAGCAGAACAGGTTGCTAGCGTTACTCAAAAAGGAACTGAAGGAACTGAACAACAGTTACAACAATTTACACAAGTAACGACATCAATTGGTGAAATGACAACGGGTATTCATCAAATAGCTGGTAGTAGTGAAGAAATGCTTCAAGAAACGGACAAAACGACAACGTTAACCCAAAAAGGAAGTGCATCTATTCAAAATGTTGTAGGGCAGATGAACGAAATTCATCGTTCGGTAGAGAATGCCGCAACGCATATAGACTCACTAGAAAAACGTTCGAGCGAGATTACAAGTATCGTAGAAATAATCACGAGTATTGCTGACCAAACTAATTTATTGGCTTTAAATGCAGCGATTGAGGCGGCTCGAGCTGGTGATCAGGGAAAAGGATTTGCCGTCGTTGCAGATGAAGTGCGAAAGTTAGCGGAACAGTCGAAACGGTCAGCAGATCAGATTACAGAAATGATAGGAACGATTCAAGTAGAAACGAAACAAGCGGTAGAAGCAATGAAAACCGGTAGCATTCAAGTAACAGAAGGCCTAGAGGATACAAGAGAAGCAAATGAAGCTTTTGCAGAAATTTCTACTTCTATTATTACTGTAAACGATATGGTCAAGGAAGTCTCTGCATCTGTTCAGGAAATGGCTGCCCTAAGTGAACAAATCTCTAGTTCAATTGAACTTGTTCAAGATATTTCTGAAAAGAGTGTTGTAGCCAGCCAAGAAAGCTCCGCAGCGACAGAAGAACAACTAGCTACTATGGAAGAAGTTGCTGCTTCTGCATCAACGCTTTCGAAATTAGCTGAAGACTTACAAACTGTTGTTTCAAAGTTTAAACTTAAATAA
- a CDS encoding redoxin domain-containing protein translates to MPKGATETKTLKVGDQAPDFTLLAHGDRKVSLSDYRGDKNVFICFYPLDWTPVUGAQMPSYEDDLPRFEDFDTQVLGISVDSVHSHNAWAKSIGGLSYPLCADFYPHGEVSETYGVLRTNPEEPAYGASERALMIIDKEGIIQFIDVHPIGEQPDNEELFDILRKL, encoded by the coding sequence ATGCCTAAAGGAGCTACTGAAACGAAAACGTTGAAAGTTGGCGATCAAGCGCCAGACTTCACATTACTAGCTCACGGTGATCGTAAAGTTTCATTAAGTGATTACCGCGGTGACAAAAATGTATTTATATGCTTTTACCCCCTAGATTGGACTCCAGTTTGAGGCGCTCAAATGCCTTCATACGAGGATGATCTTCCTCGCTTTGAAGACTTTGATACCCAGGTCTTGGGTATTAGCGTAGATAGTGTCCATAGTCACAATGCGTGGGCAAAATCGATTGGTGGATTATCATATCCATTATGTGCCGATTTTTATCCACATGGTGAAGTATCTGAAACATATGGTGTACTTCGTACCAATCCAGAGGAACCAGCTTATGGTGCATCTGAACGTGCGTTAATGATCATTGATAAAGAAGGAATTATTCAATTTATTGATGTTCATCCAATTGGAGAACAACCAGACAATGAAGAATTGTTTGATATATTACGCAAGCTGTAA
- a CDS encoding glycine/sarcosine/betaine reductase selenoprotein B family protein — protein MELSRKAIPYTPNDKPLHEMTIMIVSTSGVHLKDQEPYNTDPAEGDATFRIIPGDVDPKELTVTHSAPKDHYNTDFPKEDINCVFPIDRLRELVDDGDLGGVAEKHLTMMGYSMRLNKINKETIPALVKEVVRSKADAVLLTAG, from the coding sequence ATGGAACTCTCAAGAAAAGCGATACCATATACACCTAATGACAAACCACTTCATGAAATGACGATCATGATCGTTTCGACCTCTGGTGTTCACTTAAAGGATCAAGAACCTTATAATACAGATCCGGCCGAGGGCGATGCAACATTTCGGATTATTCCTGGAGACGTTGACCCAAAGGAGTTAACGGTAACTCACTCTGCGCCGAAAGATCATTACAATACGGACTTTCCTAAGGAGGACATTAATTGTGTCTTTCCGATTGATCGCCTTAGAGAACTAGTAGACGATGGTGATCTTGGTGGAGTAGCAGAGAAGCATTTAACTATGATGGGTTACTCGATGCGACTAAATAAGATTAATAAAGAAACGATTCCAGCTCTTGTAAAAGAAGTGGTACGTTCCAAAGCCGATGCTGTCTTGCTTACAGCTGGCTGA
- a CDS encoding chemotaxis protein CheW: protein MNTNYVLFTIGSSTYGIDIKNIVSIEKVSETTPTPQMPDYMVGLVNVRGQIVPIIDCTRLLYNEGSKVDQNSRYILLETEQATLALLVESTNEIITFDSELIKPVNLYGTSSSQNYLEGVALLEDRIISIIDIEKILANVDTSSLQETN, encoded by the coding sequence ATGAATACCAACTATGTTTTATTTACGATCGGTAGTAGCACTTATGGGATAGATATTAAAAATATTGTTTCTATTGAGAAGGTTTCAGAAACGACCCCAACTCCACAAATGCCTGATTATATGGTAGGTCTTGTGAATGTCCGTGGTCAAATCGTGCCAATCATTGATTGTACAAGACTTCTCTATAATGAGGGTAGTAAAGTAGATCAGAATTCTAGATATATTTTGTTAGAAACAGAACAGGCAACATTGGCTTTGTTAGTAGAAAGCACAAATGAGATTATTACATTTGACTCGGAGTTAATTAAACCTGTTAATCTATACGGGACAAGCAGTTCACAAAATTATTTAGAAGGCGTTGCCTTACTTGAAGATCGAATTATTTCGATTATTGATATTGAGAAAATTTTAGCCAACGTGGACACAAGCAGTTTACAAGAAACAAATTAG
- a CDS encoding methyl-accepting chemotaxis protein encodes MKLKLGTKINLIVLAIILFMSVSIAFVTVTEVPKGIKDLATEKAKGDLNLAYRYIDYKYPGDWNVVDDKLYKGQTLMNENFEIVDAIAADTGDTVTIFLGDTRIATNVILNGERAIGTQLSAQVANVVLNEGRNYYGEAEVAGHRYQTAYMPLLNVNGETVGIFYVGASEEVISKIMSSITVTFSITIIIITIIGVLIVVWFTNRLKKRLRKLSEALEKAGDGDFTTEVVDTAGDELSYLSASYNRMRENLGAMIQKVKETSVLVAVSAEQLNSGAEQTSRATEQITEAMQQVADGTDQQSANVEESGRALEEVSQGINNIAENSSEIAENSTKTSERAKQGDVYVKQTVQQINDINVSVTESSEVIKLLEKRSQQIGDISKVITDIANQTNLLALNAAIEAARAGEHGKGFAVVADEVRKLAEQSQTSSTQISELINEIQKDMVHSNASMEQVKREVKDGLDIVGKTEGSFKLILQSMEEMGERVYSMAATAEQISASAEEVSSRVSTITSVTRGTAAHTQIVAASAEEQLASMQEVTASAQALSKMAHELQAIIGKFKL; translated from the coding sequence ATGAAACTAAAGCTAGGGACGAAAATAAATCTAATTGTATTAGCAATTATACTTTTTATGTCAGTTAGTATTGCTTTTGTGACTGTAACAGAGGTACCAAAGGGAATTAAAGACTTGGCCACTGAAAAAGCAAAGGGAGATCTAAATTTAGCCTATCGATATATTGATTATAAATACCCTGGTGATTGGAACGTAGTAGATGACAAGTTATATAAGGGTCAAACTCTTATGAATGAAAACTTTGAAATTGTTGATGCGATCGCTGCGGACACGGGAGACACGGTAACCATTTTCCTGGGTGATACACGTATAGCTACGAACGTTATTCTAAACGGCGAGCGAGCCATAGGTACACAACTATCAGCTCAGGTTGCAAATGTCGTCTTAAACGAGGGTAGAAACTACTACGGTGAAGCGGAAGTAGCTGGACATCGTTATCAGACTGCTTACATGCCATTGTTAAATGTAAATGGCGAAACTGTTGGGATATTCTATGTAGGTGCTTCTGAAGAAGTGATCTCGAAAATTATGTCTTCAATTACCGTAACTTTTTCTATAACAATCATCATCATCACTATTATAGGTGTTTTAATTGTCGTTTGGTTTACCAACCGCTTAAAGAAACGTTTACGAAAACTTTCAGAAGCATTAGAGAAAGCCGGTGACGGGGATTTCACAACTGAAGTTGTAGATACAGCAGGTGATGAGTTAAGTTACTTATCAGCGAGTTATAACCGTATGAGAGAAAATCTTGGAGCAATGATCCAGAAGGTTAAAGAAACTTCTGTGCTTGTAGCCGTTTCTGCAGAGCAGTTAAATTCAGGAGCAGAGCAAACAAGTAGAGCTACTGAACAGATTACTGAAGCTATGCAACAAGTGGCAGATGGGACAGATCAACAATCAGCTAATGTTGAAGAAAGTGGTAGAGCATTAGAAGAAGTCTCACAAGGTATTAATAATATAGCTGAAAATTCTTCAGAAATCGCTGAGAATAGTACAAAAACAAGTGAACGAGCGAAACAAGGTGATGTTTACGTCAAGCAAACTGTGCAACAAATTAATGATATAAACGTTTCAGTAACTGAAAGTAGTGAAGTTATCAAACTTTTAGAAAAACGTTCTCAGCAGATTGGTGACATTTCGAAAGTGATTACAGATATCGCTAATCAAACAAATCTTCTTGCCCTTAATGCGGCAATTGAAGCTGCTAGAGCTGGGGAGCATGGAAAAGGTTTTGCGGTTGTAGCTGATGAAGTTCGAAAATTAGCAGAGCAATCCCAAACTTCTTCTACACAAATTTCAGAGTTAATTAATGAAATTCAAAAAGATATGGTTCACTCAAATGCATCAATGGAACAAGTGAAGCGCGAAGTAAAAGATGGTTTAGATATCGTTGGAAAAACAGAAGGTAGCTTTAAATTAATTTTACAATCGATGGAAGAAATGGGAGAACGGGTATATAGCATGGCAGCTACGGCAGAACAAATTTCTGCTAGTGCCGAGGAAGTTTCTTCGAGGGTTTCTACCATCACATCAGTAACTAGAGGTACTGCTGCTCACACTCAAATCGTTGCAGCTAGTGCCGAGGAACAGTTGGCATCTATGCAGGAAGTAACTGCTTCAGCTCAAGCCCTTTCAAAAATGGCACATGAATTACAAGCAATTATTGGGAAATTTAAATTGTAA